TATGACGTAGTCGTAGCAGTGGATGAAAGAGGGCAGCCAAAGCGCCTTCAAAATTTCGACGTTAACTTTGAAGTGAGATCCTGGCAAGTGACCATGCAAGAAAATAACTTTTATGCAACTAAGACCGTTACCGATTCTGAGTTGCGTCGTTTAGATGGTACCGAGGTTAATGAGTCCGACGTCGAGGATAGATTTTTTCCAGGAGCCCTTGATTAGGATAGGTGCCAATTGCTGACCTTCTCGCAGATAAAGCCAATACCCAGAGGAGACGTACTTTTATTTGCCCGGATATCGGCCCCTTTCTGGTCAGTGTTGGTGGCACTAGAGGCCTGTCAAGGAAAGGGCGATTATCTCAAGCATGGTTTGGTATTTTTTGCTTTTTGCCTGAATCGGTTGTGCCTCCGGCACCCTCTTCTCGAAAACTTCGGGGTGGCCGTGTAAAAGAGTTGCGGCCCGTGGAATTCAGCTGAACCCCCCGAAGCAATCCCAAACATTTGAGTTTCCGCATCTAACATATAAGCATAATGAAACCCTTGAAGAGCATGTAAAACTGTTCTTCAGAAAGAGATTCTGGGAACTATTTTCAGTATTCCTGTTTCGGCATCGATGGCGCGCACGGTACCATCGGCGCCTGCGCTGTAGACGGTATCACCCTCCACCGCGACACCGAAGAACGAGCGGTCATGCCCATCGAAGACCCATTTCTGTAAGCCGGTATAAACATCGATGGCGCGCACGGTGTCATCATCGCCGGCGCTGTAGACGGTACTGCCCTCCACCGCGACACTGTAAACATCATCGTCATGCCCATCGAAGACCCACTGCTCCTCGCCGGTCTCAGCATCGAGGGCGCGCACGGTTTCATCACGGACATCGCCAGCGCTATAGACGGTATCGCCTTCCACCGCGACGTCGTGGACCCACCGGTCATGCCCATCGAAAGCCCACTGCTCCTCGCCGGTCTCGGCATCGATGGCGCGGACGGTCTCATCGGAGCTGGCGCTGTAGACGGTATCGCCCTCCACCGCGACGCCGCGGACCCTATCGGTATGCCCCTCAAAGACCCACGGCTCGCCATCGACCATGAAGGGTTCACCGGTTTCGGCATCGATGGCGCGGACGGTCTCATCGGAGCTGGCGCTGTAGACGGTATCGCCCTCCACCGCGACGCTCCTGACCGTGCTGGTATGCCCCTCAAAGACCCACGGCTCGCCATCGACCATGAAGGGTTCACCGGTTTCGGCATCGATGGCGCGCACGGTATCATCGCCGGAGGCGCTGTAGACGGTATCGCCCTCTACCGCAACATCCCGGACACGGGCCGCCGTGCCCTCATGCCCCTCAAATACCCATTTCTGTAAGCCGGTATGAACATCGATGGCGCGCACGTTGTTATGCTGGCAGGCGCCGTAGACGGTATCGCCCTCCACCGCGACGTTGTAGAACCGGCCGGGCCCCTCGAAGACCCACTTCCAATCACCAGTTAAGGCCCAGATCCATCCCTCATCATCTCCCGCGGCGAAGAGAGCATCATCCGTCACAGCGATGTCAGCTATCCATGTTGCTCCTGACTCAGTATATTCTGCATGTTCCGCATAGCCCCATAAATACTCCCCGGTTTTAGCATCAATAGCTTGTATTTCTCCGTTACTTCCTCCTATATACGCGGTTCCATTATTTGTTTCGACCGCTCGAATTGATGCACCATACCCGGCATACTTCCATTTTTCCTCGGCTGTATTAGCATCAACGGCGCGGACGGTCTCATCGGCGCTGGCGCTGTAGACGGTACCACCCTCCACAGAGACGCTATAAACATCATCGTCATGCCCCTCAAAGACCCACGGCTCGCCATCGACCATGAAGGGTTCACCGGTTTCGGCATCGATGGCGCGGATAGTGTTATCGGTACTCCCCACGTAGACGGTGTCCCCTTGTGCTGCAACGCTCCTGATGCGGCCGGTTTCGGGTTCGTAAACCCAGGCGTCATCACCCGTTCTTACTGCCGTGCCCGAAGAAGCATCTATGGCACGGACCGTTTCTCGGCAGGCGCTATAAACGGTGTCATCGATAACAGCTATATCTCGCAAGATACCATCGGTATGGCTTTCGTGTTTGGATCCGTCCCCTGATTTAATATCTATGGCATAGATGTTGTCATTTTTATCGATACTGTATACGGTGTCTTGCTTGACTGTTACTCCTGTTACCTCTGCGTCGTGTCCATCAAACACCCACCCTCTTTCACTGCCTGTAATGTCATTTGCATGGACATCCTGGTCACTGAAGCTATACGCAACACCATCCTCTAGCACATCATCCTGAAAGTCATCGGGTATTCCTCCGAAAACCCAAGCTTCTTCTCCTGTTTCTGCATCGATCGCCCGTATAGTTTGATCATGACCCGCAGTAAATACAAGGTCACTTGTTGCTGCGACAGCTGCGATCTGGGTCCCATCCTCATGTCCCCGAAAAACCCACTTACCAGCTCCTGTTTTGGTATCGATTGCGCGAACGGTACCATCATCACCGGAAGTATAGACCCTATCACCCTTGACTGTAACACCATAAACAGTTGATTTATGTGCCCATTCGGCACTCCATTTTGCGCTTGGCACTGCGCTAGCATAAAGGTGTGAGTTAAACGAGAGCATCAAAAAAGCAGCTAAACATATTGCCTTGTTTCTCATAACCCCCCCTGAACCCGGATAATTCAAGAAAAAAAGACCGAAGAGGTTGGCGTAATGCCTTAAGTGCTTCATAATCAGCGCGTTAAACAATAAAGTAACTAAAAGAGACATCGTACCATAGGTGTAAAAGCTACCGGTTATGACAGCCGAGTTCAACACGTCTTCGCAAGTCGAGACGCGCCTGGAGTCTCCCAGTTCTGATGTTGGGCCATCCTCCAGTGGAGCTTTACGGCCAGGGCCCGGGCGCGGCGCATCGAAGAAATGGCGCTGGTCTTCCAGAAGGTCCGGGTGACGGCACTCGGGATCAGGCGCACTCCCTAATATTGTCCAGAGAAGATGAGGGGTGTCGGAGGGGCAAGACGTGGACCTTCTTTTTGATGCAGGACACTAGAGCACTGTCAGGGTAAGAGCGGTTATCTCACGCATGGCTTAGTATTTTTGCTTTTTGCCTGAATCGGTTGTGCCTCCGGCACCCTCTTCTCGAAAACTTCGGGGTGGCCGTGTAAAAGAGTTGCGGCCCGTGGAATTCAGCTGAACCCCCCGAAGCAATCCCAAACATTTGAGTTTCCGCATCTAACATATAAGCATAATGAAACCCTTGAAGAGCATGTAAAACTGTTCTTCAGAACGAGATTCTGGGAACTATTTTCAGTATTCCTGTTTCGGCATCGATGGCGCGCACGGTACCATCGGCGCTTGCGCTGTAGACGGTATCACCCTCCACCGCGACACTGGAAACATCATCGTCATGCCCCTCGAATACCCATCTCTGTAAACCGGTATAAACATCGATGGCGCGCACGGTGTCATCATCGCCGGCGCTATAGACGATATCGCCCTCCACCACGACGTGGCGCATGCCCCGGCTGTCATGCCCATCGAAAACCCACTCCCGGCTGTCATGCCCATCGAAAACCCTCTCCTGGTCGCCGGTCTCAGCATCGATGGCGCGCACGGTGCCATCCCAGCTGGCGCTATAGACAGTATCGCCCTCCACCGCGACGTCGTAGACCCGGCTGTCATGCCCCTCGAAGACCCACTGCTCCTCGCCGGTCTCAGCATCGATGGCGCGCACATTTTTATCTGGGCCTAGAGATGGCGCCACGCTGGCGCTGTAGACGGTATCGCCCTCCACCGCGACACCGTAGACCCGGCGCTCATGCCCATCGAAAACCCACTGCTCCTCGCCGGTCTCAGCATCGATGGCGCGCACGGTGTCATCATCGCCGCCACTGTAGACGGTGCTCCCCTCAACCGCGACGCCGCGGACACTATCGGTATGCCCCTCGAAGACCCACTGCTCCTCGCCGGTCTCAGCATCGATGGCGCGCACGGTGTCATCATCGCCGCCACTGTAGACGGTATTCCCCTCAACCGCGACAGCCCAGACGCCGCTGCGCGAGCGGTCATGCCCCTCAAAGACCCATTTCTGTAAGCCGGTATAAACATCGATGGCGCGGAGAGTGTTATCGGCGCTGGCGCTGTAGACGGTATCGCCCTCCACCGCGACGCCGCGGACCCTATCGGTATGCCCCTCGAAGACCCACTCCCAATCACCAGTTAAGGCCCAGATCCATCCGTCGTCATCTCCCGCGGCGAAGAGAGCATCATCCGTCACAGCGATGTCAGTTATCCATGTTACTCCTGACTCAGTATATTCTGCATGTTCCGCGTAGCCCCATAAATACTCCCCGGTTTTAGCATCAATAGCTTGTATTTCTCCGTTACTTCCTCCTATATACGCGGTTCCATTGTTTGTTTCGACCGCCCGAATTGATGCACCATACCCGGCATATTTCCATTTTTCCTCGGCTGTATT
This Halorhodospira halochloris DNA region includes the following protein-coding sequences:
- a CDS encoding WD40 repeat domain-containing protein, which produces MRNKAICLAAFLMLSFNSHLYASAVPSAKWSAEWAHKSTVYGVTVKGDRVYTSGDDGTVRAIDTKTGAGKWVFRGHEDGTQIAAVAATSDLVFTAGHDQTIRAIDAETGEEAWVFGGIPDDFQDDVLEDGVAYSFSDQDVHANDITGSERGWVFDGHDAEVTGVTVKQDTVYSIDKNDNIYAIDIKSGDGSKHESHTDGILRDIAVIDDTVYSACRETVRAIDASSGTAVRTGDDAWVYEPETGRIRSVAAQGDTVYVGSTDNTIRAIDAETGEPFMVDGEPWVFEGHDDDVYSVSVEGGTVYSASADETVRAVDANTAEEKWKYAGYGASIRAVETNNGTAYIGGSNGEIQAIDAKTGEYLWGYAEHAEYTESGATWIADIAVTDDALFAAGDDEGWIWALTGDWKWVFEGPGRFYNVAVEGDTVYGACQHNNVRAIDVHTGLQKWVFEGHEGTAARVRDVAVEGDTVYSASGDDTVRAIDAETGEPFMVDGEPWVFEGHTSTVRSVAVEGDTVYSASSDETVRAIDAETGEPFMVDGEPWVFEGHTDRVRGVAVEGDTVYSASSDETVRAIDAETGEEQWAFDGHDRWVHDVAVEGDTVYSAGDVRDETVRALDAETGEEQWVFDGHDDDVYSVAVEGSTVYSAGDDDTVRAIDVYTGLQKWVFDGHDRSFFGVAVEGDTVYSAGADGTVRAIDAETGILKIVPRISF
- a CDS encoding WD40 repeat domain-containing protein, with the protein product MRNKAICLAAFLMLSFNSHLYASAVPSAKWSAEWAHKSTVYSVTVKGDRVYTSGDDGTVRAIDTKTGAEKWVFRGHEDGTQIAAVAATSDLVFTAGHDQTIRVIDAETGEEAWVFGGIPDDFQDDVLEDGVAYSFSDQDVHANDITGSERGWVFDGHDAEVTGVTVKQDTVYSIDKNDNIYAIDIKSGDGSKHESHTDGILRDIAVIDDTVYSACRETVRAIDASSGTAVRTGDDAWVYEPETGRIRSVAAQGDTVYVGSTDNTLRAIDAETGAEQWVFEEHFGAVRDITVEGDTVYSASSDETVRAVDANTAEEKWKYAGYGASIRAVETNNGTAYIGGSNGEIQAIDAKTGEYLWGYAEHAEYTESGVTWITDIAVTDDALFAAGDDDGWIWALTGDWEWVFEGHTDRVRGVAVEGDTVYSASADNTLRAIDVYTGLQKWVFEGHDRSRSGVWAVAVEGNTVYSGGDDDTVRAIDAETGEEQWVFEGHTDSVRGVAVEGSTVYSGGDDDTVRAIDAETGEEQWVFDGHERRVYGVAVEGDTVYSASVAPSLGPDKNVRAIDAETGEEQWVFEGHDSRVYDVAVEGDTVYSASWDGTVRAIDAETGDQERVFDGHDSREWVFDGHDSRGMRHVVVEGDIVYSAGDDDTVRAIDVYTGLQRWVFEGHDDDVSSVAVEGDTVYSASADGTVRAIDAETGILKIVPRISF